A single genomic interval of Desulfovibrio sp. harbors:
- the amrA gene encoding AmmeMemoRadiSam system protein A, protein MGISFTLTDAEKNFLSRQARMSIEAGLVGRAVDAIPSPSETLDRQQGPLRRHLGAFVTISINNALRGCIGSIVGQEPLYVNVWRMAASAAFSDPRFPPLTLAEWRSNVELDISVLDELTLCPSPEAVEVGRHGLVLQYQNQSGVFLPQVPVEQGWDRLAYLEHLCSKAGLPKDSWKQPGARLFWFEALVFPA, encoded by the coding sequence ATGGGAATTTCCTTTACCCTCACTGATGCGGAAAAGAATTTTTTGAGCCGTCAGGCCCGGATGTCCATAGAAGCCGGGCTTGTGGGCAGGGCGGTGGACGCCATCCCAAGCCCTTCGGAAACGCTGGACAGGCAGCAAGGCCCCCTCAGGCGTCATCTTGGCGCGTTTGTTACCATTTCCATAAACAACGCGCTGCGCGGGTGTATCGGCAGTATTGTGGGCCAGGAACCGCTGTATGTGAATGTCTGGCGCATGGCCGCTTCAGCGGCGTTCAGCGACCCGCGTTTTCCGCCCCTGACCCTTGCCGAATGGCGCAGTAATGTGGAACTGGACATTTCCGTGCTGGACGAACTGACGCTCTGCCCAAGCCCGGAGGCTGTGGAAGTCGGCCGTCACGGACTGGTGCTTCAATACCAGAACCAGAGCGGCGTTTTCCTGCCGCAGGTTCCCGTTGAACAGGGCTGGGACAGGCTGGCCTATCTTGAGCACCTCTGCAGCAAGGCCGGGTTGCCCAAAGACAGCTGGAAGCAGCCCGGCGCACGTCTCTTCTGGTTTGAGGCGCTGGTTTTTCCGGCGTAG